A DNA window from Gemmatimonadaceae bacterium contains the following coding sequences:
- a CDS encoding amino acid permease, with the protein MSTSLKRTLGTTDLTLLVIGNVIGSGIFLVPSSVLKLSGGSVPVASSVWLVGGILSLLGALSYGELGAMERGSGGLYSYIRDGFGPLPAFLYGWTLFFVIGTGTIATLAVAAANYMGQFAELSPIARKVISTALIAMMAVINVRGTRESASVQNVATGIKVLAILAMSALFFALGTGNEAPAAPVTPQFSAVGLSIISVLWAYEGWQYVTFVAAESTNPQRALPRAIALGTTALIAIYLLANFGYLAALGPERVAASERVASEAVAQVLGPAAGSAIALAIIISMYSAAHATVITAPRVYFAMAQDGLFFKRLAEVHPRFGTPALAIIASCAWAAILALTGTFEQLLTYVVFVGWIFYALGAAAVIALRIKQPNAPRPFRVPGYPFTPLLFVLAAAAIVLNTIIEQPTQSAIGIGVVLLGVPAYYGWRRGASPGGNR; encoded by the coding sequence ATGTCGACTTCGCTCAAGCGCACGTTAGGCACCACCGACCTCACGCTGCTCGTCATCGGCAACGTCATCGGGAGCGGGATCTTCCTCGTCCCGTCGTCGGTCCTCAAGCTGAGCGGCGGGTCGGTGCCGGTTGCCAGCTCGGTCTGGCTCGTGGGCGGGATCCTCTCGCTGCTCGGCGCCCTCTCCTACGGCGAACTGGGAGCGATGGAGCGCGGCTCCGGCGGGCTGTACTCGTACATCCGCGACGGCTTCGGGCCATTGCCGGCGTTCCTGTACGGGTGGACGCTCTTCTTCGTGATCGGGACGGGGACCATCGCGACGCTGGCGGTGGCGGCGGCGAACTACATGGGGCAATTCGCCGAGCTGTCGCCCATTGCCAGGAAGGTCATCTCGACCGCGCTCATCGCGATGATGGCAGTGATCAACGTGCGCGGGACGCGCGAGAGTGCGTCGGTGCAGAACGTCGCGACCGGGATCAAGGTGCTCGCCATTCTTGCCATGAGCGCGCTGTTCTTCGCCCTGGGAACCGGGAACGAAGCGCCGGCGGCTCCGGTCACCCCGCAGTTCAGCGCCGTCGGCCTGTCGATCATCTCGGTCCTCTGGGCCTATGAGGGGTGGCAGTACGTGACGTTCGTGGCCGCGGAGTCGACCAACCCGCAGCGCGCGCTCCCTCGCGCCATTGCCCTGGGTACCACGGCGCTCATCGCGATCTACCTGCTGGCGAACTTCGGCTATCTCGCGGCCCTCGGTCCCGAGCGCGTGGCGGCGTCGGAGCGCGTGGCGAGTGAAGCGGTGGCGCAGGTGCTGGGGCCGGCCGCCGGGAGCGCGATCGCGCTGGCGATCATCATCTCGATGTACAGCGCCGCGCACGCCACCGTGATCACCGCGCCGCGTGTCTATTTCGCCATGGCGCAGGACGGCCTCTTCTTCAAGCGCCTGGCGGAGGTGCATCCGCGCTTCGGAACGCCGGCACTGGCCATCATCGCGAGTTGCGCCTGGGCCGCGATCCTCGCCTTGACGGGGACGTTCGAGCAGCTGCTCACGTACGTGGTCTTCGTGGGGTGGATTTTCTACGCGCTGGGGGCGGCCGCCGTGATTGCGTTACGCATCAAGCAACCCAACGCGCCGCGCCCCTTCCGCGTCCCTGGCTATCCGTTCACCCCGCTCTTGTTCGTCCTGGCCGCAGCCGCCATCGTGCTCAACACGATCATCGAGCAACCGACGCAGTCGGCGATCGGTATTGGCGTGGTCCTGCTGGGGGTCCCCGCGTACTACGGCTGGCGTCGCGGCGCCTCCCCGGGCGGGAACCGGTAG
- a CDS encoding iron-sulfur cluster assembly scaffold protein — translation MGSPYGPVLIDHFRHPRNQGALSNATITEEGANPLCGDRVRIALLLEEGIVRDARFTANACAICVASASMLTELVRNAPLDEVETLVVDDIMRSLDARIPQMRMNCVRLPLTVMHAAVHLFRRAHPGPDAA, via the coding sequence ATGGGCTCTCCGTATGGTCCGGTCCTCATCGATCACTTTCGGCATCCCCGCAACCAGGGAGCCCTGTCGAATGCGACGATCACCGAGGAGGGGGCCAATCCGCTCTGCGGCGACCGCGTGCGGATCGCGCTGCTGCTCGAGGAGGGAATCGTGCGCGATGCCCGGTTCACGGCAAACGCCTGCGCCATCTGCGTCGCGTCCGCGTCGATGCTGACGGAACTCGTGCGCAATGCGCCACTCGATGAAGTGGAGACGCTCGTGGTCGATGACATCATGCGATCGCTCGACGCCCGCATCCCGCAGATGCGCATGAACTGCGTGCGCCTCCCGCTGACGGTGATGCACGCCGCGGTGCACCTGTTCCGTCGCGCGCACCCGGGGCCGGACGCCGCATGA
- a CDS encoding nucleotidyltransferase family protein, whose protein sequence is MIGAVVLAAGRGERFGGDKVLAEVRGIALVRHVVDRLRLAGVACVVVVAPAPGDGVRAALAGTDADVVVNPAPSDGMSASLALGVAALPDEVDAFVVALADQPFIDAAVVRALGETWRDSNAAAVVPMYRDGRGNPVLFDASMRRRLQALEGDMGARDLLVAMGDRVLRIPVDADAPRDVDTPEDLQSLDG, encoded by the coding sequence ATGATAGGCGCCGTGGTGCTGGCGGCGGGGCGCGGTGAGCGGTTCGGTGGCGACAAGGTGCTGGCCGAGGTGCGGGGGATCGCCCTCGTGCGACACGTCGTGGACCGTTTGCGGCTGGCGGGCGTCGCCTGCGTCGTCGTCGTCGCCCCAGCGCCGGGCGACGGCGTGCGTGCCGCGCTCGCGGGGACCGACGCCGACGTCGTGGTGAACCCGGCGCCATCGGACGGAATGAGCGCGTCGCTCGCACTCGGCGTTGCCGCGCTCCCCGACGAGGTGGACGCCTTCGTCGTCGCGCTCGCCGATCAACCGTTCATCGATGCCGCGGTGGTGCGCGCGCTGGGCGAGACGTGGCGCGACTCCAACGCCGCGGCGGTCGTGCCGATGTATCGCGATGGGCGCGGCAATCCCGTCCTGTTCGACGCCAGCATGCGCCGGCGGCTGCAAGCACTGGAGGGTGACATGGGGGCGCGTGACCTGCTGGTCGCCATGGGCGATCGCGTGCTGCGCATCCCCGTCGATGCCGACGCGCCGCGCGACGTGGATACCCCCGAAGACCTGCAGTCGCTCGACGGATAG
- a CDS encoding XdhC family protein, translating into MADSRSIPTGPAAVATLIATEGTSPKEAGAKMWVDASGAIVGAVTIGGCVDARVIEESARVLAEGKPTVLRMSLGDEDAWALGMTCGGSIEVLIEPVNGDASDDSISRAMRVARDEVEAGRRVVIATPLDGSADRLVVFERGQRAGTLGDPALDAAAMGASVEYFTRGRSGTSDVTLPSGTARLYFELHAPPGTLVVFGATHVAMPLVEMARVLGLRTVVVDGRERFATRERFPTADELIVGMPSEIAARLPLGRHSFVVLLSHDYKYDLPVLRAVLESDAAYVGCLGSVRRGKAMLDFLAEQGVPQLQLSRVRIPVGLDIGARSAAEIALSALAEALAVERGRGGGAMRDRAPRSGGGGEGAVAPDTASRNAGSSSDA; encoded by the coding sequence ATGGCTGATTCGCGTTCCATCCCGACTGGCCCGGCGGCGGTCGCGACGCTCATCGCAACCGAGGGGACGTCGCCCAAGGAGGCCGGTGCCAAGATGTGGGTCGATGCTTCCGGGGCGATCGTCGGCGCGGTGACGATCGGGGGCTGCGTCGATGCGCGCGTCATCGAGGAGTCGGCGCGCGTCCTGGCGGAGGGAAAGCCGACCGTCCTCCGGATGTCGTTAGGCGACGAGGATGCCTGGGCGCTGGGAATGACGTGCGGCGGTTCCATCGAGGTGCTCATCGAGCCGGTCAACGGCGATGCCTCAGACGACTCGATCTCCCGTGCCATGCGCGTGGCGCGCGACGAGGTGGAGGCTGGGCGCCGCGTGGTGATCGCGACGCCGCTCGATGGCAGCGCAGACCGCCTCGTGGTCTTCGAGCGCGGGCAGCGCGCCGGGACACTGGGCGATCCCGCGCTCGATGCGGCGGCCATGGGGGCAAGCGTCGAGTACTTCACGCGCGGGCGATCGGGAACGAGCGACGTGACGCTCCCGTCGGGGACGGCGCGGCTGTACTTCGAGTTGCACGCGCCGCCCGGCACGCTGGTGGTCTTCGGGGCCACGCACGTGGCGATGCCGCTGGTGGAGATGGCGCGCGTGCTGGGGTTGCGCACCGTGGTGGTCGATGGGCGCGAGCGCTTTGCCACGCGCGAGCGCTTTCCCACCGCCGACGAGCTGATCGTGGGCATGCCGTCCGAGATCGCCGCCCGCCTCCCGCTCGGCAGGCATTCCTTCGTTGTACTCCTGTCGCACGACTACAAGTACGATCTCCCGGTGTTGCGGGCGGTGCTGGAGAGCGACGCCGCCTACGTGGGCTGCCTGGGGAGCGTGCGCCGGGGAAAGGCGATGCTGGACTTCCTGGCCGAACAGGGGGTGCCGCAGCTGCAACTCTCGCGGGTGCGGATTCCCGTGGGGCTCGACATCGGCGCGCGCAGTGCGGCGGAGATTGCGCTCAGCGCGCTGGCCGAGGCGCTGGCGGTGGAGCGCGGCCGGGGCGGCGGCGCGATGCGCGACCGCGCGCCGCGGTCTGGCGGCGGGGGCGAGGGCGCGGTCGCGCCGGACACCGCCAGCCGCAACGCGGGGAGTTCCAGCGACGCGTGA